In the Leptotrichia sp. oral taxon 847 genome, one interval contains:
- a CDS encoding SDR family oxidoreductase, producing MAKIAVTGVTGHLGGIVSKLCKKNGIEVRNLARNKEKAEKMGFSDVFKSSYDKSEDTVKSLEGIDVLFMVSGSENPNRVQQHKDFIDAAKMAKVSHIVYLSFYNASKNSVFTLGRDHYATEEYIKENGFKYTFLRDNFYADFFVDMCREYGEIKGPAGNGKVFVVVRSDVSEVVAKILENPEKWENQTLNMTGPEELTMNEIGKIVSEHFGKEIKYTNETVEEAYESRKIWKAEQWEYDSWVSTYTAIDKGEQSGISCDIEKVLGRRATSLSEYLKNL from the coding sequence ATGGCTAAAATAGCGGTAACTGGAGTGACAGGACACTTAGGTGGAATTGTTTCAAAATTATGTAAGAAAAATGGAATAGAAGTGAGAAACTTGGCTAGAAATAAGGAAAAGGCTGAAAAAATGGGATTTTCTGATGTTTTTAAGTCGAGTTATGATAAATCAGAAGATACTGTGAAATCGCTAGAGGGAATTGATGTACTTTTTATGGTGTCGGGTTCGGAAAATCCTAATCGAGTTCAACAACATAAGGATTTTATTGATGCGGCTAAAATGGCAAAAGTTTCGCACATTGTGTATCTTTCGTTTTACAATGCTTCAAAAAATTCTGTGTTTACATTGGGAAGAGATCATTATGCTACCGAAGAGTATATTAAAGAAAATGGGTTTAAATATACATTTTTGAGAGATAATTTTTATGCAGATTTCTTTGTGGATATGTGTAGAGAATATGGAGAAATAAAAGGGCCTGCTGGGAATGGGAAAGTTTTTGTTGTAGTGCGTTCAGATGTTTCAGAAGTTGTTGCAAAAATTTTGGAAAATCCAGAAAAATGGGAAAATCAGACTTTGAATATGACAGGGCCTGAGGAATTGACAATGAATGAAATTGGAAAAATTGTGAGTGAACATTTTGGCAAAGAAATTAAGTATACTAATGAAACTGTGGAAGAAGCTTATGAAAGCCGTAAAATCTGGAAAGCTGAACAATGGGAATATGATTCTTGGGTTTCGACTTATACTGCAATTGATAAAGGTGA
- a CDS encoding HaeIII family restriction endonuclease: MSSKSNNQGRAYEYIFLNVLFDEISKIREVWIEKNSSFSASEKAWETLSEEEKEIYKLSALTGVNTVLDLEPLILEKNNDTLNLKIQADDNGKKGDVRDIIIMRENINWEIGLSLKHNHFAVKHSRLSKKLDFGKKWYNISCSEEYWKKVKPIFDFLEEEKRKKTLWKEILNKDKNVYFPLLEAFKIEILKQNKEEIGLLENMLKYLLGKFDFYKVISIDTKRITRVQSYNLYGTLNQEGVHKKRKIEIPIVLLPNRIVSLDFKPGSLNTLELYLNNGWQFTFRIHNASSKVETSLKFDIQIVGMPTSIISIDSKWKM; encoded by the coding sequence ATGAGTAGTAAAAGCAATAATCAGGGAAGAGCATATGAATATATATTTTTAAATGTTTTATTTGATGAAATATCTAAAATTAGGGAAGTTTGGATTGAGAAGAATAGTAGTTTTTCAGCTTCTGAAAAAGCTTGGGAAACTTTATCAGAAGAAGAAAAAGAAATATATAAGTTAAGTGCTTTAACAGGAGTAAATACTGTTTTAGATTTAGAACCATTAATTCTTGAAAAAAATAATGATACATTGAATCTAAAAATTCAAGCTGATGATAACGGAAAAAAAGGGGATGTAAGGGATATAATAATTATGAGAGAAAATATTAATTGGGAAATAGGGTTAAGTTTAAAACATAATCATTTTGCTGTAAAGCACAGCAGATTATCTAAAAAATTAGATTTTGGAAAAAAATGGTACAATATTTCTTGTTCAGAAGAATACTGGAAAAAAGTGAAACCAATTTTTGATTTTTTAGAAGAAGAAAAAAGAAAGAAAACTCTTTGGAAAGAAATACTAAATAAAGATAAGAATGTATATTTTCCATTGTTGGAAGCTTTTAAAATAGAAATTTTAAAACAAAATAAAGAAGAAATTGGATTATTAGAAAATATGTTAAAATACTTATTAGGAAAGTTTGATTTTTATAAAGTTATTAGTATCGATACTAAAAGAATTACAAGAGTGCAAAGTTATAACTTATATGGTACATTAAATCAAGAAGGGGTACATAAAAAAAGAAAAATAGAAATACCGATTGTTCTTTTACCGAATAGAATAGTTAGTCTGGATTTTAAACCAGGTAGTCTAAATACTTTGGAACTGTATTTAAATAATGGTTGGCAATTTACATTTAGAATACATAATGCTTCTTCTAAAGTGGAAACAAGTTTAAAATTTGATATTCAAATTGTAGGAATGCCAACTTCAATAATTTCAATAGATTCTAAATGGAAAATGTAA
- a CDS encoding DNA cytosine methyltransferase translates to MNLISLFSGAGGLDLGFEKAGFDILVANEYDKTIWETYEKNHKAHLIKKDIAKVSLDEFPSNIEGIIGGPPCQSWSVGGSLRGIDDPRGKLFYEYIRILKDKKPLFFLAENVSGMMAKRHNKAVKEIIGKFEKIGYNVQIFQVNASDYGVAQDRKRVFYIGFKKELEVNFEFPKPYDFKLTLKDVIYDLKETPIKALEKNKANKEKCIYPNHEYYLGSYSTIFMSRNRVRQWDEQAFTVQASGRQCQLHPQAPVMPKIEKDKNIFAKGYEHLYRRLTVRECARIQGFPDDFLFYYDNINDGYKMIGNAVPINLAYEIAKKIREALEKKERSKINE, encoded by the coding sequence ATGAATTTGATAAGCCTTTTTTCAGGAGCTGGAGGTTTAGATTTAGGATTTGAAAAAGCAGGATTTGATATTTTAGTAGCTAATGAGTACGATAAGACAATATGGGAGACATACGAAAAAAATCATAAAGCACATTTGATAAAAAAAGATATTGCAAAAGTTTCTTTAGATGAATTTCCTAGCAATATAGAAGGAATTATAGGAGGACCGCCTTGTCAATCTTGGAGTGTAGGAGGTTCATTAAGAGGAATTGATGACCCTAGAGGAAAACTGTTTTACGAATATATACGAATTTTAAAAGATAAAAAGCCATTATTTTTTTTAGCAGAAAATGTAAGTGGAATGATGGCAAAAAGGCATAATAAAGCAGTTAAGGAAATAATAGGAAAATTTGAAAAAATAGGATATAATGTTCAAATATTTCAAGTAAATGCTAGTGATTATGGGGTGGCACAGGATAGAAAAAGGGTTTTTTATATTGGATTCAAAAAGGAATTAGAAGTAAATTTTGAATTTCCGAAACCTTATGATTTTAAATTGACTTTAAAGGATGTAATATATGATTTAAAAGAAACTCCAATAAAAGCCTTGGAAAAAAATAAAGCAAATAAGGAAAAATGTATTTATCCTAATCATGAATATTATTTAGGATCATATTCTACAATTTTTATGAGTAGAAATAGGGTGCGGCAATGGGATGAACAAGCTTTTACTGTTCAAGCTTCCGGAAGACAATGTCAATTACATCCACAAGCACCTGTAATGCCTAAAATAGAGAAAGATAAAAATATTTTTGCTAAAGGCTACGAACACTTGTATAGAAGATTGACAGTTAGAGAGTGTGCTAGGATACAAGGATTTCCAGATGATTTTTTATTTTATTATGATAATATAAATGATGGTTATAAAATGATTGGAAATGCTGTACCTATTAATCTTGCTTATGAAATTGCTAAAAAGATAAGAGAAGCATTGGAAAAGAAAGAGAGAAGTAAAATTAATGAGTAG
- the leuS gene encoding leucine--tRNA ligase yields MIKEYNPNEIEKKWQDKWAQKDVFKSENKADGKENYYVLEMFAYPSGKLHVGHLRNYAIGDAIARYKKMKGFNVLHPFGWDSFGLPAENAAIDHGAHPGKWTKANIDNMRRQLKLMGLSYDWDRELSTYTPEYYKWNQKFFIEMYKKGLVYKKKSFVNWCPDCNTVLANEQVEDGKCWRHSKTDVIQKELSQWYFKITEYAEELLTGHEELRGHWTEQVLTMQKNWIGKSTGSEVDFILDYKFENNGNSHLKLNDKGEVVISVFTTRPDTLYGVTYATVAPEHPLVEEVILKENPSIREKVEAMRNEDKIARTAEDKEKEGVFSGLYVINPVNGKKVQLWVANYVLMDYGTGAVMAVPAHDERDFQFAKKYNLDLKIVVNPVDKNGNLEEVSVEKLENALTVPGILVNSEEFNGLNSNEAKEKITEKLEKIGLGKKTVNYRLHDWLISRQRYWGTPIPVIYDEDGNIYLEEEENLPVKLPTDIEFNGKGNPLETSEEFKNVILPNGKKGRRETDTMDTFVDSSWYYLRYLDSHNAEKPFEKADADAWTPVNQYIGGIEHAVMHLLYARFFHKSLRDLGYVDTNEPFKKLLTQGMVLGPSFYSQNERRYLFPREAEFKDGKAFSIKTGEELVTKVEKMSKSKNNGVDPEEIVKEYGADSSRVFTLFAAPPEKELEWNMNGLAGAYRFINRLYLLVSGTAEFSDHNAKSENHYGVELKKRNQKDEEIQKKLHQTVKKVTESIEDDFHFNTAIAAVMELLNDMTTYKQEVIDKDNISSESKKIWREVLEKTILLIAPFAPHVADELWAYLGNKTFTFEEEWPKYDEELTKDHTFNLVIQVNGKVRDMVSAQIGISKDDAEKLALESEKAKKFIDGKEIVKVIVVPNKLVNVVVKG; encoded by the coding sequence ATGATTAAGGAATATAATCCTAATGAAATTGAGAAAAAATGGCAAGACAAATGGGCCCAAAAAGATGTATTTAAATCTGAAAATAAAGCCGATGGTAAAGAGAATTATTATGTGCTTGAGATGTTTGCGTATCCGTCAGGAAAATTGCATGTTGGGCATTTGAGAAATTATGCGATTGGTGATGCGATTGCTAGATATAAGAAGATGAAAGGGTTTAATGTGCTGCATCCATTTGGATGGGATAGTTTTGGATTACCTGCGGAAAATGCGGCGATTGACCATGGGGCTCATCCTGGGAAATGGACTAAAGCGAATATTGACAATATGAGAAGACAGTTGAAACTTATGGGTCTTTCTTATGATTGGGATAGAGAACTTAGTACCTATACTCCAGAGTATTACAAATGGAATCAAAAATTCTTTATTGAAATGTATAAAAAAGGATTGGTTTACAAGAAAAAATCTTTTGTAAACTGGTGTCCTGACTGTAATACGGTTTTGGCAAATGAGCAAGTCGAAGATGGGAAATGCTGGAGACATAGTAAAACTGATGTTATTCAAAAGGAATTGTCGCAATGGTATTTTAAAATTACAGAATATGCAGAAGAATTGCTTACAGGACATGAGGAACTTAGAGGACACTGGACTGAACAAGTTTTGACTATGCAAAAAAACTGGATTGGAAAATCGACTGGGTCTGAAGTTGACTTTATTTTAGATTATAAATTTGAAAATAATGGAAATTCACATTTGAAATTGAATGACAAGGGAGAAGTTGTAATTTCTGTGTTTACAACAAGACCTGATACGCTTTATGGAGTTACTTATGCAACTGTTGCACCAGAACATCCGTTGGTTGAAGAAGTTATTTTAAAGGAAAATCCTAGCATTAGAGAAAAAGTTGAAGCTATGAGAAATGAGGATAAAATCGCTCGTACAGCGGAAGATAAGGAAAAAGAAGGAGTATTTTCTGGACTTTATGTGATTAATCCTGTAAATGGTAAAAAAGTGCAGTTGTGGGTTGCAAACTATGTATTGATGGATTACGGGACAGGAGCTGTAATGGCGGTACCTGCACACGATGAAAGAGATTTTCAGTTTGCTAAGAAATATAACTTGGATTTGAAAATTGTTGTAAATCCTGTTGATAAAAATGGAAATTTAGAAGAAGTTTCTGTTGAAAAATTGGAAAATGCTTTAACAGTTCCAGGAATACTGGTAAACTCAGAAGAATTTAATGGATTAAATAGTAATGAAGCAAAAGAGAAAATTACTGAAAAATTGGAAAAAATTGGACTTGGTAAGAAAACGGTAAATTATAGACTTCATGATTGGTTGATTAGTAGACAAAGATATTGGGGAACTCCGATTCCTGTGATTTATGATGAAGATGGGAATATTTACTTGGAGGAAGAAGAAAACTTGCCTGTGAAACTTCCTACTGATATTGAATTTAATGGGAAAGGGAATCCGCTTGAAACTTCGGAAGAGTTTAAAAATGTGATTTTGCCGAATGGGAAAAAAGGTAGAAGAGAAACTGATACGATGGATACTTTCGTTGATTCGTCTTGGTACTATTTGAGATATTTGGATTCTCACAATGCGGAAAAACCATTTGAAAAAGCGGACGCAGATGCTTGGACACCTGTAAATCAATATATTGGTGGAATTGAACATGCAGTAATGCATTTGCTTTATGCGAGATTTTTCCACAAATCACTTAGAGATTTGGGATACGTTGACACAAATGAGCCATTTAAAAAATTGTTGACGCAAGGAATGGTTTTAGGGCCTTCATTCTATTCACAAAATGAGAGAAGATACTTGTTCCCAAGAGAAGCTGAATTTAAAGACGGGAAAGCGTTTTCGATTAAAACAGGGGAAGAATTAGTTACAAAAGTAGAAAAAATGAGTAAATCGAAAAATAATGGAGTAGATCCTGAAGAAATCGTGAAAGAATACGGAGCTGACTCTTCAAGAGTGTTTACATTATTTGCTGCACCGCCTGAAAAAGAATTAGAATGGAACATGAATGGGCTTGCAGGGGCATATAGATTTATAAATAGATTGTATTTATTGGTTTCTGGAACTGCAGAATTTTCTGACCACAATGCGAAATCAGAAAATCATTACGGAGTTGAATTGAAAAAGAGAAATCAAAAAGATGAAGAAATTCAAAAGAAATTGCATCAAACAGTGAAAAAAGTTACAGAAAGTATCGAAGATGATTTTCACTTCAATACCGCAATTGCAGCTGTCATGGAATTATTGAATGATATGACGACTTACAAGCAAGAAGTGATTGATAAAGACAATATTTCTTCAGAAAGTAAAAAAATCTGGCGTGAAGTATTGGAAAAAACAATCTTGTTAATTGCGCCGTTTGCACCGCATGTAGCTGATGAATTGTGGGCTTATTTAGGAAATAAAACATTTACTTTTGAAGAAGAATGGCCAAAATATGACGAAGAATTGACAAAAGACCATACTTTCAATTTGGTAATCCAAGTAAACGGAAAAGTAAGAGACATGGTGTCAGCTCAAATTGGTATTTCAAAAGATGATGCTGAAAAACTTGCGCTGGAATCAGAAAAGGCTAAGAAATTTATTGACGGGAAAGAAATTGTGAAAGTGATTGTTGTACCTAATAAATTGGTTAATGTTGTTGTGAAAGGGTAG
- a CDS encoding ATP-binding protein yields the protein MIIKFKNLGPINNGEIDFNDLKGINLIIGKNNTGKTYLSYLIYSYFKFMDKFNITSFTFLNNIVLNEKKIIDYDWFQKNYEEEIKIKLRKELITTFHVHNDFFRNFEIVNIDLTDEMKKFKEKDAESRILVISENKSIVTKKKNHKITFEIKDYFKNYEDAITSVTSLEVLLDAVISVNKHLKKEKLKRYGLENLFSKYLFNNLFKIYFFPAERSGAVLFYNQLLENRNNILRNLELSQDMNLLKDVSRYSEPVNEYIIRLNQLEEYENREETEIYKNLVKDIDIQNIIEGEIIIKSNQIIYKNENDVELNMGLVSSTVKTLAGFFLYLKYQAQKGDIIFIDEIELNLHPENQRKIMKLINYLSKQGLKFVISTHSPVITQEMNNMIMFEKCKDKIDDEIIKEYSIDRQNYGLRQEDVNIYFLNNKTIEQAEFGEDGVITETFNEVLGEIDNLYQELLFAMEEE from the coding sequence ATGATAATAAAATTTAAAAATTTAGGTCCTATTAACAATGGGGAAATAGATTTTAATGATTTAAAAGGAATTAATTTGATAATTGGGAAGAATAATACTGGGAAGACTTATTTGAGTTACTTAATTTATAGTTATTTTAAATTTATGGATAAATTTAACATTACAAGTTTTACATTTTTAAATAACATTGTATTAAATGAAAAAAAAATTATTGATTATGATTGGTTTCAAAAAAATTATGAAGAAGAAATAAAAATAAAATTGAGAAAAGAATTAATTACGACATTTCATGTACATAATGATTTTTTTAGAAATTTTGAAATAGTTAATATAGATTTAACTGATGAAATGAAAAAATTTAAAGAAAAAGACGCTGAAAGTAGAATATTGGTAATATCAGAAAATAAAAGTATAGTAACTAAGAAAAAAAATCATAAAATTACTTTTGAGATAAAAGATTATTTTAAAAATTATGAAGATGCAATTACGTCAGTAACATCATTAGAAGTATTATTAGATGCAGTAATAAGTGTAAATAAACATTTAAAGAAAGAAAAATTGAAACGGTATGGATTAGAGAATCTTTTTAGCAAATATTTATTCAATAATCTTTTTAAAATATATTTTTTTCCAGCAGAAAGAAGCGGTGCTGTTTTATTTTATAATCAATTGTTAGAAAATAGAAATAATATTTTAAGAAATTTGGAACTATCACAAGATATGAATTTATTAAAAGATGTTTCAAGATATTCTGAACCTGTAAATGAGTATATAATACGATTAAATCAATTGGAAGAATATGAAAACAGGGAAGAAACAGAAATTTATAAAAATCTTGTAAAAGATATTGATATTCAAAATATAATTGAAGGAGAAATAATAATAAAATCTAACCAGATTATTTATAAAAATGAAAATGATGTTGAATTAAATATGGGATTAGTTTCTTCAACTGTAAAAACTTTAGCGGGGTTCTTTTTATATTTAAAATATCAGGCACAAAAGGGAGATATAATTTTTATTGATGAAATTGAATTGAATTTACATCCTGAAAATCAGAGAAAAATAATGAAACTTATAAACTATTTATCAAAACAAGGATTGAAATTTGTTATTAGTACGCATAGTCCAGTAATTACGCAGGAAATGAATAATATGATTATGTTTGAAAAATGTAAGGATAAAATTGATGATGAAATAATAAAAGAATATTCTATTGATAGACAAAATTATGGATTAAGACAGGAAGATGTTAATATTTATTTTTTAAATAATAAAACGATAGAGCAGGCTGAATTTGGAGAAGATGGGGTAATAACGGAAACATTTAATGAAGTTTTAGGAGAAATAGATAATTTGTATCAGGAATTATTATTTGCAATGGAGGAAGAATAA